In the Bactrocera tryoni isolate S06 unplaced genomic scaffold, CSIRO_BtryS06_freeze2 scaffold_11, whole genome shotgun sequence genome, one interval contains:
- the LOC120779713 gene encoding uncharacterized protein LOC120779713, which yields MAENCGKCKKSISKEGIVICNSDDCMKKFHRTCVNIDDAIYDAIQKNPLISFNCEECKNQSPKALAAKLQTMEEKLNKVYNGVNQISTRMYQQYFQFGNANNVDPKKQTNNLIVVGNNCNSDRLQVVCDYGRWVQVGKFATSTSEDDIIEHLAEELKINKNLVKCTKLVKNDANLSQLSYCKFKISIPDYRFNELFNENIWPSGVMVSPFTPRSQLNQNRI from the coding sequence ATGGCCGAAAATTGTGGAAAGTGCAAAAAATCGATTAGCAAGGAGGGCATCGTCATTTGCAATTCGGACGATTGCATGAAAAAGTTTCATCGCACTTGCGTGAATATCGACGATGCCATCTACGATGCGATTCAGAAGAACCCTTTGATTTCCTTCAATTGTGAGGAATGTAAAAATCAATCGCCCAAAGCGCTAGCCGCCAAGCTGCAGACGATGGAGGAGAAACTGAATAAAGTCTACAATGGCGTGAATCAGATCTCGACACGTATGTATCAGCAATATTTCCAATTCGGCAACGCGAACAATGTGGACCCGAAGAAGCAAACCAATAATCTCATCGTCGTTGGTAACAACTGTAATTCGGATCGTCTGCAAGTTGTCTGCGATTATGGGCGCTGGGTGCAGGTGGGCAAATTCGCAACCTCCACTAGTGAGGATGACATTATCGAGCATTTGGCTGAGGAATTGAAGATCAATAAGAATCTAGTCAAGTGCACCAAATTGGTGAAGAACGATGCGAATCTATCGCAATTGTCATAttgtaaatttaagatttcCATACCGGATTATCGCTTCAATGAGCTATTCAATGAGAATATCTGGCCCAGTGGTGTTATGGTCAGTCCATTCACACCACGTTCGCAATTGAATCAGAATCGTATATAA